CAAGATAGCATCATGGTAAGAAGTTGATGTCCCCAAACTTGCTTCCCTTTTAAATGTGATTGATGGAATCCTGTTGCCTGGATAGTATGTTTAGCCTGTAACGAAGGCTTTGTCTTCTCAGCAATAGTATCATCAAAAATCACAAATATCGGCTTGTTGCTAGTTTGGGATAATTCAAATATAATGCGAATAACTTCTCGCCTTATAGCTCTCCATGCATACTCTATATTCCAAACACCTTGGCTTAAGAATTTGCCAAACGTGGTTCTATGGCAATTAGCAAGGCTTAAATTAACTATATCTGTAACAGTACCACTATAACCTTTTTGAGTGGCAGCAATTATAAATTCTAAAATATGACGAATAACAGGTTTAGTAAAATATAATGCAAAATTTAATTTCATTAAGTACTGGATTATTGATGAATTTTCTGTTATTCTTTTATTATGAGACATTTGCTCCACTCCTATGATTAATATTGTTATAGGGTAACAACATATTAATACCATAGAAGCGAGCATTTGTCTCTATTTTTATTAAATTTTTTCATATAAGTTTGTTATGGTAATTTATGTTAGTGAATTTTCTCATCTATAGTTTTTAATTATTTTTGGTTTCCATATATGTAGACGTAGCAGGAATGACAAAGTTTCAAAAAATATGACAAATTATTAGTACTTTTACCATACGTCAAAAAGATTAAGTTTTTTAGTTATATAATATAAAAAGAAGATTATTAGGAGTATTATAATTCCTCCGACAAATCCAACAGATTGTTTTGGTATTAACAATGAGGAAGACAATACTATCCCTATCAGCATTATTGTAAACCATTCTTTTTTTGAAGATGATGTATTTCCCATGACAGGTTTGTATTTTATAAATGTGTAGAGTATTATTATCCAGTTGAAAAATTGTACAAACCCTGTAGCGCTTGTTATATATTCGTAGACGTCCTTTGATAGTATGTAAGAAAGAATAACTGCTATGAAAAGCCCAAAACTACTTAAGGCAAGAGCATATATGGGTACATCTCTTTTTGTTTTTTTTGTTAGAAAAGTAGGAGCAAACCTGCTTTGTCCTAAAGAGTAGAGGACTTGTGTTACGGCATACATTGCGCCATTCATTGTAGTTAAAGCTGCCGTAAGTATTACAAAATTCATTATTGAAGCTATAAAGGGAATTTTGGTAAAGGACAAAAGTTTTATAAAAGGGCTTTCGTTAATGGAGATGGTGTCCCATGGTATTATCATTAGTAATAGGGTTATTGAGGAAATGTATAATATTGTAAGAAATAAGACTATATATTTACGAGCTATTGGAGTATATTTTTGAGGATTTTTCGTTTTTACTGCTGACATTGCTACAACTTCTACACCGCCAAAGGGGATTAGTGACATGAGCATTGCACCTAAAAATCCTTTTATACCGTGAGGTGCAAATCCCCCATGAACATAGAGATTTTTAATTCCCATAGTAGGAGTCTTTGCAAAAAAGCCCATTAGTGTAAGGATCCCTACTATGACTATAATAAATAAAGCCACTATTTTTATAGTAGAAAACCAGGATTCAATTTCTCCAAAGTTTTTCGTTCCAGTTAAATTGATAGTTATAACTAAAGCGGAATATATAAGAGAAAAAATCCATAAGGGTACTTTAGGAAACCAATATTTTGTAAATATAGCTGATGCAGTTACTTCACTGGACATGATGAAAACTCCTGCTGTACAGTACACCCAGCCGCTCAAAAAACCTCCAATATCTCCCAAAGCTTCTTCTGCGTATACTCTAAAAGTTCCTTCTACCGGTTTATAAGTAATCATTTGTGACAGTGCATAAAAAACTTGTGACATGATAAAAGCTGATACAACGTAATTAAGTATAATAATAGGGCCGGCAGTATGAATTGCAATGCCACTGGCTAAGAAAAATCCTGCCCCCAAAATTCCTCCAACGCCGATAAGTACTAATTCGTTGACAGATAGTGCACCTTTTTCCATATTTACACCTCCACAAATTGTTAGTATTATTATTGGCAAATTAGTGTTAGCTTATTATTGCAAATTTAACTATTCTATAGTAAAATTCGATATTATAAATTGAAGGAGGTGCTGCATGAAATACAAAACTTTTACAAAAAAAGAAAGGGTGCTCTTATATCTTTTGATATTATTGATTTATACAGTGCTTTTAGTGAGCTTTTTTAATGCTTTTATTGATGTAAACGAAAAAAGGATTCATGTATTTGATACTTTGCTTGAGTGGTTTTTATATGTTTTTTTAGTGATGGTATTTTCAGGATTTTTGCTATCTTTGGCTAATTCTTTTCACGAGTTAAATGAAGACCGGTTGATATTGAGATTTGGAATTTTAGGATTTATGCATATAAGATATAGTGATATATCTGCGATTTCAGAGTATAACGAAAAAGACATTCCTTTTGGGGGAATGCGTATTTTGAAAAATACTTGTTATATGGCTTTTGCTAAAAGAAGTCTTGTTAAGATAGAATTAAAAAAGAAAGTTCGAGTATATTATTTATTCTTTTTCAAAAGATGGGTAGATACTGCTATTTTTTCTGTGGATAAAAGAGAGGAATTTATAAAAGAGTTAAATTAGGGATGTGCAAAATTAATTAAAATAATCACGAACAAAAACCAAAATATGTATGACATACAATATATAGTAATCAACACTGACAATCAAACATAAAGGAAGTGGTAAGGGAAAAGAAAAGACAAAAAGAGGAGCTAAAAAAGGGCATAAATATCCTGTAGAAGTCAAATGTTAAAAAATGGCATGAAATAGATTCAATAAAAATTAGGCCGATTGCATCAAAGCAACAAGAGATCTAAACTCATCATATTTGCCCAATTTAATAGCTACAATAGCGACAGTAAGCAAAGTAATATGGCCAAAAGTATTAAGGTTGCTCACAGAATTAATATTTCTAACATAAGCCTTTTCAAAATCCAGAGCTTTAAAGCGGGAATTATATCTTTCTGATTCAATTCTCAATTTGTAGACGGCCTTAAAATATAGGGAGTCTCTATTAATAGAGGACCTATAATCAGAAGATATAATAGCATACTTAGTACAGCCTCTATGCTTTTTGCCATTAAAATATTTAGGATGATTTATAGGGCAGGCAGAATCATCCTTAGAATTACAGAACTTGCAAACAAATTTTTGCTTAATAAAACCATCAAAATATTGCTTGCCATCTTTAAGCATTTTAATACCCGCTTCACAGACCATATAACCATCATCAGTCAGAGGGGGATTTTTAGAATTACGCTTGTTAAGAGGAATAAAGCAATGACCGTGGAGAATATTTCTAACATAATTATAAAGTTTCTTAACATCATAGCCTTTATCGGCAATAAAATTAACATACTTAAGGTTAAACCACTTATTAGTCTTCTCAAGCAAAGATAAAGCGGCTTCAAAATCAGGGGCATCAGCGGGGGTAGTAGTTTCAGCGATGGGTAAACCAGAGATAGCATCAACAATAATGTGATTTTTATAGCCCCAATAAAACTTATAGCGTTTATTAGAAGAATCGTTAGAAGCAGAATAAACGCCTAATTTACAATCCTTATCTGACTTAGGCTGATTATCTTTAGAGAATTTATTTTTAGAAAAAGACTTAGGGTTATTTAACTTAGTGTTAGCTTTAATAGGGGTAGAATCCATGGAAATAAACTCACCGGAGATAATACCCATATTTTTGAGGATATTGACCTGATTTTGAAAAATAGAGGTCAAATAATCATGAGAGAAGTCATTAATAAAACGGCGAAAAGTCCAATAAGAAGGAAGAGGTTTAGAAATGTCGAAGCCACAAAGATGAGCAATGATAAGATTATTGCGGAGATAATCTAAAAGGTCAGAAATTGTGCCGAATCTTTCAGCTTTCATGACAATAAAAGCTCTAAAAAGTGCATGGTGAGAATAACCCTTACGGCCAGGACTAGAGGAAGGGAATTCAGGTATTGAAGACAGGTCAAGATTTTCAAACATAGAAGAATAGAAATCAATTTTAGACTGAGAGGTAAAGAGTTCAGGTATATTTAAAAGCAATTGAAGCTGGTACATGTAGAATTTCCTCCTTCTTAAAAAATTTTTTATAGTGTATATATAATAATTCGACAAATGGGAGGGGAAATCCTACATAAAAGATAAAAAATTCAAGAGTGATAGGAAAAAAGTATGTCTGTAGAATGGCTTAAATTAAGGCTTCTGAATTTTGCACAAGTCTAAAGAGTTAAATAAGAAAGCAGGGAAAATGCCTTAATAAGCAATTTCCCTGCTTTAAATTACTTTCCATCCATTGATTGCAAGATATTTTATACCTAAAATACTTTTAAGTTCAATTGTTAGATTTTCTAATTCCCTTTCATATATTATTTTGTCTACGTATACGTTAATTCTGTCAACTCCTACAATATAGTATTTTTCTTGATTTTTTGGAATACCAATAAATATTTCTGGGGTGAGGTTAGGCTCTATACAGCAATTTTGGATGTCATGATATTTAATGTATATATTGCCGCCTTTTTTGAGTATATATACTTTTGCAGCTTTAGTGATTTTCAAATAAAACACCCCGTTTCAAAATCTACTTTAATTAAATACACTTGCTTTAATTGCCTCTTTTGTGAGTTTTCCTTTTTTGAGCCATCCATACCATTTTACTACAGAATCTATTATAATGATGATTGCTAGCAGTATTATTGTAATTGAAAGCACTACAAGTAACATGTTACCCTTTGGAAGGTAATTGGTGACTATATTTAAGTATGCAGCGTATAATGTAGTCGTAGCCATAAATATAAAGGGAATCAATGTTATCCACATGTATTGAGGTTTTCCTTTTTTAATGATGACAGTTGTTCCTAGGGCTAAAGCTATTGCTGCAAGTAATTGGTTGGAAGTTCCAAATAGAGGCCATATTGTTGAAATATTTCCAGTATATACTAGGTAACCCCATGCGAAAGATATTAAGAAGCTTGTAAAAATTATCCCTGGCCACCAATTTCTATCTCCTAAAGGTTTGTATATTGCTTCACCTGCTTCTTGTAACAAATATCTTCCTATACGAGTGCCTGCGTCTATTGTAGTTAGAATGAATAATGCTTCAAATAGTATTACAAAATGATAGAGATATGCACTGAGATGCTCTAAAAAAGGAATTTTGGAGAAGATAAAGGTCATACCTACACCAAGAGTTACTGCACCACCTGGCCTTCCTGCTACATTTTCACCGACTAACTGAGATAAAACTGGTAAGTCTACGACTTTCATGCCCAACTTTTGGAAGACTTCAGGAGATACATTTATAGCAAAGTAATCAGCAGGGATTAAACTTGTTGCAGCTATTAACGCCATCATTGCAACAAAACCTTCTGCTAACATTGCTCCATAAGCTATAGGCAGTATATCTTTTTCGTTTTTTATCATTTTAGGCGTTGTTCCAGATGACACAAGAGAATGAAAACCAGATATGGCTCCACAGGCTATTGTTATAAACACATAAGGCCATACTTTTCCAGGGATTATAGGACCTCCTCCTGCGACAAATTGTGTTACAGCAGGCATTCTTATTTCAGGATTTACGATTATAACTCCTATTGCAAGAAGAAGCATTACACCTAATTTCATATAAGTGCTCAAATAATCCCTGGGCACTAACAAAAGCCACACGGGTAATACTGCCGCAATGAAACCATAACTAGCCAATATTACAGTCATTTCTTTTTGGCTAAATGTTAAATAACGAGCTAAAGCCGTGTGTTCAATGTAAGGTCCTGCCACAACGGACAATATCAAAAAAGTCACACCTATTATTGTTGCTCCTTTTACATCGTCAGGTCTAATCCATTTCATGTATATTCCCATAAAGATTGCTATAGGAATTGTGGCAGCAACTGTAAATGTTCCCCATGGGCTGTTGTATAAGGCATTTACTACAACAAGTGAAAGACCTGCCAGTGTAATTATAATTATTAAAAGGACGGCTATAGCAGTTGCTACTCCTGATACTTTACCTACTTCTTTTCTGGTAATGTCTATTATAGAAGATCCATCATGCCTTACAGAAGCGAAAAGTATTACCATGTCGTGAACTGCTCCTGCTAGTACTGCGCCAATTAAAATCCACAAAGCTCCTGGCAGATAGCCAAATTGTGCAGCAAGTACCGGTCCTACAAGAGGTCCTGCACCGGCTATTGCAGCAAAATGATGTCCAAAAAGGACCCATTTGTTAGTTGGAACGTAGTCATAGCCATTTTCCAGTCTATAAGCAGGTGTTGTCCTGTTTTCATCAAATGCCAGAACTTTGGCAGCGATGAAGGCGCCATAGAACCGGTATGCTAAAGCGTATACACTTGCTGTTATGATAACTAAAACTAGACCGTTCATTGAATATAACCCCTCCTGTAATAAATTTCAATTATAAGTTTAACACAGATTTTAAACGATTTCAGTCAATTTGAAATGAAAAGAAGAAATTAAACTATGAAAAGAAATATATATAGATAAAAAGAAATGACAGGGTTAATTATCCCTGTCAAGACCCAGCAAAAGTTTTAGTTCTTTTATTTGAGATTTGCCTACAGGTATTTGGGTTTTTTTGTTGTCATCCATTACCACCCAGTAAGTGCCTTTGAACCAAGGCAATATTTCTATTATTTTATTTAAGTTAACAATGTAACTTTTTTGAACCCTAAAAAAGGCATTTTCTTTAAGCTTTTCTTCAAGGCTTTTTATCGTTCCTTTGTATATAAAATTGTCACTTTTAGTTTTTACCATAACGTCTCCTTCATAGGCTTCTGCAAAAATTATTTCATCTAAATCGATAAGTTTTATTCTTCCATTTTTTTCAACAGCTAATTTTTCTATTTTTTTGTTTTCAAATTCTAAGGGGGGATTATATTGTTGTTTCCATTCCATATCTTTATAAAAGGTTCTTATTTTTTCTAATGTCTTATATAGCCTATGCTGACTTATTGGTTTTAAAAGATAATCAAGGGCTCCTATTTCAAAAGCTTCTATTGCGTGCATATCATAAGCGGTTACAAAAACCACATAAGGCAGTTTCCCGACAGAAGATATATGTTTTGCTACATCGGAACCGTTTATTTTTGGAATGTTTATGTCGAGAAATACTACTTCAGGCTTTAACTCTTCTATCAATTTTAGCGCTGAAAGACCGTTGTCAGCCTCTCCTACAATTTCTATGTCTTCATACTCACTAAGAAGATATTTGAGTTCATCTCTTGCAGGTGGTTCGTCGTCAATAATTAACGCTTTCAATTTCTTCATATACATCATCCCTTTTTAAGTAAGCTTTGGGTATTTTAAAAGAAACTTTTGTACCAATCTTTTCTTCGCTTTTAACTACTAGAGAACATTCTTTACAAAATATAGTAGTAAGCCTTTCATTTACATTATAAAGACCAATTCCTGCTCCATTGCCAAAACCTTTTCTCAAAAGATTTTGTTGGTCTTCTTGTTTTATTCCTATTCCATCGTCTTCTACACAAAAGCTAATGTAGTCTACTTTGTCTTTTATTTTTATTTTGATAGTTCCACCATTACCTTTCGGGAGGATACCGTGTTTTACGGCATTTTCAACTATTGGCTGAAGGGTAAAAGAAGGCATGTAATAGGACAGTACACTTTCATCAATGTCTTGTTCTATGTTTAGTTTATCTCCAAAACGAGCTTTTTCTATATATAAGTAAGCATTGATATTATTTAACTCTTGCTCAATAGTGACATACTTTCCTACATTTTTTAAATTGTGTCTAAAATATTCACTTAAATTTATTAAAAGTGCTCGCGCTTCATCAGGTTTTGTTCTTATAAAAGATATGACAGTATTTAAAGCATTAAACAAAAAGTGAGGATTAATTTGAGCTTGTAAAGCGTTAAGTTTTGCTTCAGTAGCTAATTTTCTCTGATATTCTGCATCAGCAATTTCTAATTGATAAGATATTAAATGTCCTAACCCTTTTGCAAGCTCAATTTCTGTATTTGAGATGACATTATTTCTCGATTTATTTCCTCCTTTGTAGAGTTTTAATGTTCCTACCACTTTATCGTACTTAAAAAGAGGCACAATTACAGCAGAGGATAAAGGACAATCCTCATGGGAACATCCGATTTCTTCTTTTGATTTGGCTATGCGGATTTTTCTGGTTTTTAAAACTTCTTTTGTCGCTTTTGTGAGTACTGGTGTACCAGGTTTATGGTGGTCTGAAGCGATACCTACGTGGGCTAAAATTTTCTTTTTGTCAGTTAATGTAACAGCCGATACATTTGTGGAATTATATATTATTTCTGCTGTTTTTTGTGCCGATTCTTCATTTAATCCTTTTCTTAAGTATGGCAGAGTTTTGGATGCAATTTCAAGGGCGATTTTTGCTTGCATGGCAGAGATTTGTTCTTTTTCATCGAAGACCGATTTAATTATTATCATAAATATAGCTATACCTGTTGCATTGACTATCATCATAGGTAATCCTATAATATCTACCAATTCTAAAGCTTGGGAAAAAGGCTTGGCAGTTGTTAAAATGATTAACATTTGTACAGCTTCACCTATAAATCCTGCTACAAATGCCAATTCCCAAGGGACATGTTCCCCTTTATAATATTTTCTTATAAGTCCACCAGAAAATCCTTCTAAAATAGTAGATACGCCACAAGACATTGCTGTAAAACCACCTAAGAAAAATCTGTGAACTCCTGCTATTAAACCTGCACCTAAACCTACTAAAGGGCCTCCTATTAAGCCTGCTA
The sequence above is a segment of the Thermoanaerobacter ethanolicus JW 200 genome. Coding sequences within it:
- a CDS encoding sensor histidine kinase; this encodes MYELLIILAERFSIIALLAFVLSKAEFFKKIIYNSRVTKKDLLLTMVIFGVIGIAGTYVGVPIKDAIANSRVVGPMVAGLIGGPLVGLGAGLIAGVHRFFLGGFTAMSCGVSTILEGFSGGLIRKYYKGEHVPWELAFVAGFIGEAVQMLIILTTAKPFSQALELVDIIGLPMMIVNATGIAIFMIIIKSVFDEKEQISAMQAKIALEIASKTLPYLRKGLNEESAQKTAEIIYNSTNVSAVTLTDKKKILAHVGIASDHHKPGTPVLTKATKEVLKTRKIRIAKSKEEIGCSHEDCPLSSAVIVPLFKYDKVVGTLKLYKGGNKSRNNVISNTEIELAKGLGHLISYQLEIADAEYQRKLATEAKLNALQAQINPHFLFNALNTVISFIRTKPDEARALLINLSEYFRHNLKNVGKYVTIEQELNNINAYLYIEKARFGDKLNIEQDIDESVLSYYMPSFTLQPIVENAVKHGILPKGNGGTIKIKIKDKVDYISFCVEDDGIGIKQEDQQNLLRKGFGNGAGIGLYNVNERLTTIFCKECSLVVKSEEKIGTKVSFKIPKAYLKRDDVYEEIESVNY
- a CDS encoding transposase, with the protein product MYQLQLLLNIPELFTSQSKIDFYSSMFENLDLSSIPEFPSSSPGRKGYSHHALFRAFIVMKAERFGTISDLLDYLRNNLIIAHLCGFDISKPLPSYWTFRRFINDFSHDYLTSIFQNQVNILKNMGIISGEFISMDSTPIKANTKLNNPKSFSKNKFSKDNQPKSDKDCKLGVYSASNDSSNKRYKFYWGYKNHIIVDAISGLPIAETTTPADAPDFEAALSLLEKTNKWFNLKYVNFIADKGYDVKKLYNYVRNILHGHCFIPLNKRNSKNPPLTDDGYMVCEAGIKMLKDGKQYFDGFIKQKFVCKFCNSKDDSACPINHPKYFNGKKHRGCTKYAIISSDYRSSINRDSLYFKAVYKLRIESERYNSRFKALDFEKAYVRNINSVSNLNTFGHITLLTVAIVAIKLGKYDEFRSLVALMQSA
- a CDS encoding carbon starvation CstA family protein, which gives rise to MNGLVLVIITASVYALAYRFYGAFIAAKVLAFDENRTTPAYRLENGYDYVPTNKWVLFGHHFAAIAGAGPLVGPVLAAQFGYLPGALWILIGAVLAGAVHDMVILFASVRHDGSSIIDITRKEVGKVSGVATAIAVLLIIIITLAGLSLVVVNALYNSPWGTFTVAATIPIAIFMGIYMKWIRPDDVKGATIIGVTFLILSVVAGPYIEHTALARYLTFSQKEMTVILASYGFIAAVLPVWLLLVPRDYLSTYMKLGVMLLLAIGVIIVNPEIRMPAVTQFVAGGGPIIPGKVWPYVFITIACGAISGFHSLVSSGTTPKMIKNEKDILPIAYGAMLAEGFVAMMALIAATSLIPADYFAINVSPEVFQKLGMKVVDLPVLSQLVGENVAGRPGGAVTLGVGMTFIFSKIPFLEHLSAYLYHFVILFEALFILTTIDAGTRIGRYLLQEAGEAIYKPLGDRNWWPGIIFTSFLISFAWGYLVYTGNISTIWPLFGTSNQLLAAIALALGTTVIIKKGKPQYMWITLIPFIFMATTTLYAAYLNIVTNYLPKGNMLLVVLSITIILLAIIIIIDSVVKWYGWLKKGKLTKEAIKASVFN
- a CDS encoding CC/Se motif family (seleno)protein, coding for MFYLKITKAAKVYILKKGGNIYIKYHDIQNCCIEPNLTPEIFIGIPKNQEKYYIVGVDRINVYVDKIIYERELENLTIELKSILGIKYLAINGWKVI
- a CDS encoding amino acid permease — translated: MEKGALSVNELVLIGVGGILGAGFFLASGIAIHTAGPIIILNYVVSAFIMSQVFYALSQMITYKPVEGTFRVYAEEALGDIGGFLSGWVYCTAGVFIMSSEVTASAIFTKYWFPKVPLWIFSLIYSALVITINLTGTKNFGEIESWFSTIKIVALFIIVIVGILTLMGFFAKTPTMGIKNLYVHGGFAPHGIKGFLGAMLMSLIPFGGVEVVAMSAVKTKNPQKYTPIARKYIVLFLTILYISSITLLLMIIPWDTISINESPFIKLLSFTKIPFIASIMNFVILTAALTTMNGAMYAVTQVLYSLGQSRFAPTFLTKKTKRDVPIYALALSSFGLFIAVILSYILSKDVYEYITSATGFVQFFNWIIILYTFIKYKPVMGNTSSSKKEWFTIMLIGIVLSSSLLIPKQSVGFVGGIIILLIIFFLYYITKKLNLFDVW
- a CDS encoding LytR/AlgR family response regulator transcription factor encodes the protein MKKLKALIIDDEPPARDELKYLLSEYEDIEIVGEADNGLSALKLIEELKPEVVFLDINIPKINGSDVAKHISSVGKLPYVVFVTAYDMHAIEAFEIGALDYLLKPISQHRLYKTLEKIRTFYKDMEWKQQYNPPLEFENKKIEKLAVEKNGRIKLIDLDEIIFAEAYEGDVMVKTKSDNFIYKGTIKSLEEKLKENAFFRVQKSYIVNLNKIIEILPWFKGTYWVVMDDNKKTQIPVGKSQIKELKLLLGLDRDN